One region of Carya illinoinensis cultivar Pawnee chromosome 8, C.illinoinensisPawnee_v1, whole genome shotgun sequence genomic DNA includes:
- the LOC122274199 gene encoding uncharacterized protein LOC122274199 — protein MVWLNWQHQKFKHLLNPPALSLRQPFYILTITLLNLLLPLSFLLLSRFSNARYYLLSLEVDSFPSSQLSSFLSSFLPSVLYLLVSIISTTTLVHSLTGKVTITSESLKPVLRPRLYIAWPFICTLQVCIGLGIEGSIAAGINDCSSSTVGMERSLLSRLIFFLGLHETMLHWSRVVVRPVVDDTFFGVATEERWAEMAAMAASFGTLWWWKLRNEVESLVAVAEFKGSEVADFVAWGLYYLTVTIGMIKIVKGFMWLGMLLLCRRAGIRGSSPDSSTGDEDKV, from the coding sequence ATGGTTTGGCTGAATTGGCAACATCAGAAGTTTAAGCATCTCTTGAATCCTCCTGCCTTATCTTTAAGACAACCCTTCTACATCCTTACAATCACCCTCCTCAACCTTTTGCTCCCACTCTCATTTCTCCTCCTATCCAGGTTCTCTAATGCTCGCTACTATCTCCTAAGCCTTGAAGTTGACTCTTTTCCTTCCTCAcagctttcttcttttctctcatcATTCCTCCCCAGTGTTCTCTATCTTCTTGTTTCCATTATTAGCACAACCACTCTTGTCCACAGCTTGACAGGAAAGGTTACCATTACAAGCGAGTCTCTAAAGCCCGTTTTACGACCCCGTTTGTACATTGCATGGCCTTTTATATGCACGTTGCAAGTCTGCATCGGTTTGGGCATAGaagggagcattgcagcaggaaTTAATGATTGCTCCAGTAGTACTGTTGGTATGGAGAGAAGCTTGTTGAGCAGATTAATTTTCTTCCTGGGATTGCATGAAACGATGCTTCATTGGTCTAGGGTAGTGGTGAGGCCTGTGGTGGATGACACTTTTTTCGGGGTTGCTACCGAGGAAAGGTGGGCTGAAATGGCGGCCATGGCGGCAAGCTTTGGTACCCTATGGTGGTGGAAGTTGAGGAATGAGGTCGAGTCTCTGGTGGCAGTGGCCGAGTTCAAGGGATCAGAGGTGGCTGACTTTGTTGCTTGGGGGCTCTATTACCTGACTGTAACAATTGGGATGATCAAGATTGTGAAGGGTTTTATGTGGCTTGGCATGCTTTTGCTATGTAGGAGAGCGGGGATCAGGGGGAGCTCACCAGATTCTAGTACTGGGGATGAAGACAAAGTCTGA
- the LOC122318656 gene encoding probable WRKY transcription factor 69 isoform X1, translated as MDRSLSPKLQKEIPEELKPETQASKRRKMVQKHVVKVRIGANVGKLKNEGPPSDLWSWRKYGQKPIKGSPYPRGYYRCSTSKGCSAKKQVERCRTDASMLIITYTSSHNHPGPDLTTTNLIQPSKEPQNHLNEDLPTLPKQEQLELAHEEKRNEPNMTTREKKDPVEDHFHYIQSPISGSQDIIANQGEDPFTVNLERLHETVLLLDEEPLCYSQLMNLSTPISEENDFYDELEELPTYSSFTSSARNNFPNERIPVVPS; from the exons ATGGATAGATCTCTCTCGCCAAAGCTGCAAAAGGAGATTCCAGAAGAACTCAAACCAGAAACTCAGGCATCCAAAAGAAG GAAGATGGTTCAGAAGCATGTTGTTAAAGTGAGGATTGGAGCAAATGTTGGGAAACTAAAGAATGAAGGGCCGCCTTCTGATCTTTGGTCTTGGAGAAAATATGGGCAAAAACCCATTAAAGGATCTCCTTATCCAAG GGGCTATTACAGGTGCAGCACATCAAAGGGTTGTTCAGCCAAAAAGCAAGTAGAAAGATGCAGAACAGATGCTTCAATGCTCATCATCACCTACACCTCCAGCCATAACCATCCCGGTCCTGATCTCACCACCACCAACCTGATCCAACCATCAAAAGAACCACAAAACCATTTAAATGAAGATCTCCCAACGCTACCAAAACAGGAACAGCTTGAGCTAGCACATGAAGAAAAACGAAATGAACCCAACATGACCACCCGAGAAAAGAAGGATCCGGTTGAAGATCATTTCCACTACATACAATCTCCCATAAGCGGTTCCCAGGATATAATAGCTAACCAAGGAGAAGACCCTTTCACAGTGAACCTTGAAAGACTCCATGAAACTGTTCTCCTCTTGGATGAAGAGCCCCTTTGTTATTCCCAGCTCATGAACTTGTCCACTCCGATCTCAGAGGAAAATGACTTCTATGATGAGCTTGAAGAACTGCCCACATATTCATCTTTCACAAGTTCTGCGAGGAACAATTTTCCCAACGAAAGGATTCCTGTTGTCCCTTCTTGA
- the LOC122318656 gene encoding probable WRKY transcription factor 65 isoform X2, protein MVQKHVVKVRIGANVGKLKNEGPPSDLWSWRKYGQKPIKGSPYPRGYYRCSTSKGCSAKKQVERCRTDASMLIITYTSSHNHPGPDLTTTNLIQPSKEPQNHLNEDLPTLPKQEQLELAHEEKRNEPNMTTREKKDPVEDHFHYIQSPISGSQDIIANQGEDPFTVNLERLHETVLLLDEEPLCYSQLMNLSTPISEENDFYDELEELPTYSSFTSSARNNFPNERIPVVPS, encoded by the exons ATGGTTCAGAAGCATGTTGTTAAAGTGAGGATTGGAGCAAATGTTGGGAAACTAAAGAATGAAGGGCCGCCTTCTGATCTTTGGTCTTGGAGAAAATATGGGCAAAAACCCATTAAAGGATCTCCTTATCCAAG GGGCTATTACAGGTGCAGCACATCAAAGGGTTGTTCAGCCAAAAAGCAAGTAGAAAGATGCAGAACAGATGCTTCAATGCTCATCATCACCTACACCTCCAGCCATAACCATCCCGGTCCTGATCTCACCACCACCAACCTGATCCAACCATCAAAAGAACCACAAAACCATTTAAATGAAGATCTCCCAACGCTACCAAAACAGGAACAGCTTGAGCTAGCACATGAAGAAAAACGAAATGAACCCAACATGACCACCCGAGAAAAGAAGGATCCGGTTGAAGATCATTTCCACTACATACAATCTCCCATAAGCGGTTCCCAGGATATAATAGCTAACCAAGGAGAAGACCCTTTCACAGTGAACCTTGAAAGACTCCATGAAACTGTTCTCCTCTTGGATGAAGAGCCCCTTTGTTATTCCCAGCTCATGAACTTGTCCACTCCGATCTCAGAGGAAAATGACTTCTATGATGAGCTTGAAGAACTGCCCACATATTCATCTTTCACAAGTTCTGCGAGGAACAATTTTCCCAACGAAAGGATTCCTGTTGTCCCTTCTTGA